Within Coffea arabica cultivar ET-39 chromosome 4e, Coffea Arabica ET-39 HiFi, whole genome shotgun sequence, the genomic segment tttctttgcaattTGACAAAATAATGATGTACTACTATGTACTACCCTTTATAAAGGCAATGGGGCCTTAGTCTATTGATAAAACAACTGAGGTTGAGTTCTAAGAATTAGagattcattttattttattttttggtaagCTAGGTATTGGAGGTTAGGAAATCTAACCATGCATTAATGTTCATCCTACTATTTGTAGGTTAACTTGTAACATCATTAATGACCCTAGGCTACCATTGTGGGTCTCCGCCACCCCTCTTTTGTCTGTACTTTGTATGACCTTTCATGTTCTCATACATCAAAAGTATAGTCCTACAATCTAAAAGACAAAGCAAGGTATCCATGTCTTACATGCAATTATGCTATTCCTTTGGTCCATTCATGACAACACATTGACAGAAACTCATCTTTGGTCCTTTGGGTGTCCTAAAGATGACAAAATTCAGTTGATCAGTTTGTCATCCCCACATTTCTGCCGCTCCAAAATGAGAGGCTCAAATAGTTCCAGGATAATAACATGGCCCATGCAGCACTAACCAATTTCTTGACtccaaaatcaattaaattGCTATCCTATGAAGAAAAAGCAGCAACAGCAAGAGCAGCGTGTTGATGATGGTGAAAATGAACATGATCTGGAGATCATCAAGGCAGTAGCACAAGCATGGTATGCCAATTCCAGCAGCTCTAAGTCATCACCAACTGAATTTGATGCCCACCCGCGAAATTTCAAGGGCAAGCCTAGCAGATTCAAGCTTGAAGCTGCAAGAAAAGCATCATCAGGTGATGAATATGGCAGTAGTAGTACAAGTAGTAATTGGGATTTTGGCCAATCCCTTTGGGATTCTTATGAGATTGTTACAATTTCAAGAAAGTTGGAAAGAGGTTTAGTTTTGGATCATACATTCCCTGAAAAGGATGATGCAGGGCATGTTTTCAAGCAGAGGAAAGAGAGTAAGAATAGCCTCAGGAATTTACTTAATAGGATATCCTCTAGGAGATTTAATGAACCACTTGCACCCCAAGAAGAAGGAAATCAGTCTCTTGATAAGCCTGGATGATGGCTCAAATTTTTAGGTCATTTTTAGCCTTCTTCTTTCATATCTTGCTTTCAATTGAATTGAATTGGGTGACAAATTATTTAGTTGCAATATATTTttagtgtttatttttttttcttaaaaaaagtgTGGCAACAAGGAAGGCAAATTGGACGTGTGTGTCATTTAATCTGAAGCTCAGGAACCATGAATGGATGCATTTTCATTTAGTAACAATTAGTTTGCAATTACAGTCAATGATGCAATTGAAGCTTCTGGGGCTATGATTATCAATGAAAAATACAGTTCAAAATCTCAACAGCTAAAGTTTCACCGTTTATTGGTTGTTGATCTtgtaccttttctttttcctttttgggtcaaaatgtTGATCTTATACTGCATGTCTTGTATCTGTACATTTTGCTTCTGgcttttattttttgctttttgtcTGCTAAAACCTTATAGTTCTTTTGCTTTTTGTCTGCTGAAACCTTAGTGTTCTTTTAGTGCTTCTTCAAGTGGGATAGGGACAGTACATTTCAGCTTATTAACATGGGTAGAAGTAGTAAGTTAATAAGTAACAGATAAATAAAAAGAGACAGGAAGCTAAAAAACAGGAGCAGCATggaattttgcaaataaattcTGTCAAATGACATAATCCTAGATGATTAACCTAGAAAAGCAGGCCTAACAAGTTTGTAATGGACAAATTTATGACCACTCTAGTGGGAGAGCAGCCAGTGAGGCTCGTTCACATTTGCATTGTTATATTTTAGAGCTTTTGTAGAAAAACgaactgtaacgatttgatgtatgtaagattaaaaaaaaaaagagaaaaaaagggaaagaagaagGTATGGTATTGACAAATCACTAAAGGCAATTGGAATAAAGATTTCATTCAATTGCAAGAAGCTGCAAACTGGTTAGTTATACTTGATAATGGTGATGTATCCTGCAGTTGAGGGTGGTGGATCATTAGTGGGCTAAGTTGTAATAGTAGAAAAGAAGCCTCAGTtgggttttattattttaaggGAGCCTAAACCTAAAattctttgttttctcttctagAGAGGCTTAGATTAAATGGTTTAATAGGTGCATCTTTATCATctcaggaaaagaaaaggaaaaaaaaaaagaagaaaaagaaactgaGAGTAGgtgattttatttgattttttcggGTCCAAAACACTAACATTCCCCTTAGAGCGTTAATTCCATTGTGGTCCTCCAAACTGCTCCGAAATCTATATTTATCCCCCAATTCGGAATATACTTTCAATTTTGTCCtcgaagttttttttttttttttttttgtacggAACAAAAGGAATTCTAATGAAAATATTTAGAATGCAAGATATCTGAATGatattttcttaaatctcaAAAAACTTAATGGGATCTAAGATAAGAATAACATATAGAAAattacccccaaaaaaaattagctGAATGGGCTTCAGCATCTTAGAATAAAATTAATGTTAATTTATGAATAAAATCCCTAACacatttgttattccttaacACATGACTTTAGGATACTAGATCATATCGTAACGCTCTTCCTGTGTTATTCCGGGTTTGAAAGGCCTTTCGAACATCCCTGAAACATACAGGGCAAGTTCCATAAACGTCTTTAATTTTCTCCCTAGTTGCTACTTAATTAAAATTCTATGTTGGAAACACTATGATTGAGGGTCAAGGTGTGTGACATATAACTTTTAAGATTAACTTCTTATGATTGATAGtgtactgattttttttttacactagaTATATTCCACATATCCATgatatgaattttaaatttgaatttatattaTGTAGCAATGATCTAAATCTGCtagtatataaaaaaaaaataccattGACAGTATATAAAAAACTTACTCTAAATTTTACTCAAGCCCTCATTAGTTCCCCTTGATCCAGTTGGAGCCTTCCTTAGATAGgttagagtaggagtaggagtaATGTAAAAATTGCCAATTGATCAaaaaaacattattttttttactcaaGTATAAAATCATCTTTTTACACCTgtatagaaaagattaatcattgattaaaaaaaatccaagaCTGCATGATTCAATAGGGGGATGAACTTGCAATTCATGGCTTTTTACATATATGCCTTCACTTCCTGGACGGGTGGCAACTTCAATGTGGCTCTTTGCAAAATagcttgttttatttctttcttaatTCTTGCTCAATTTggcattttctcttttcctGTCTTTAGTATGACAAGCTCATTTTGATGAACATAGTAGACATTTTCTGCATCTCGAGTCTCTTCTTCCTTCAGCCTTGACCTATCACAGCGTTTGCTAGGTGGACATCCATCCGAGAACTGCCATTATCAATTAGCTGCTGAAACCTTTTGCACAAACAATGCAGCATCTGTCTTGGCTGCAACTATTTGATAATGAGCTTAAGGTCAATCGGCAACAGTAATCAGGTGTAAATGATAAATTGTACAATACTAAGTAAACTGTGATTGCATATCATCTATGTCAAGAACTTGGTTTTAGGTGGGCATAATAATTAATACAGCAGTTAAAATGGTCTTCCCAAATGTTTATTAAACACCATGAATTAGGAAACGCATTATAGAACATAAATCACATTCCCAAGTACATGATCCAATTTGctaaaaatataaaaggaaCGAAAGAACTTAAAGTGTCAAGATTGGAACAAAATCAGCTTTCAAGGCTCCAATAACTACTCAAAGAAGAATAGGCTAAGCTGTATCGATATCTGCCAATCCTATTTGCAGCATTCTCTCAATCATTCTTGCCGCTGCTGCCAtttatttccttgttaaacGGTGGGAGAGGATTAACAAGGAATGATTTCAAATGTCTGTAAAGCTCCTTGGACGTCTCTATATTGATTGCATACCCTGCGTTCTTTATTATTATCAGTTCTGAATATTGAGGCTGTTGAAGTTCGCATTGTCAATGCCAAAAATTTCAACCAAAGGTGAGAATTCATTATAGTGAAGGCAACTTCTTTAACTGCCCTAAACTTGGGACAGAAAGGTTTGATGTATCACATGAGCGTTCTTCCATGCAAGTTAGACGCAACAAAGCTGGTCAAATTAAGTTTCTAGCAATAATTAAGATAAAGAACCATGATTTAAAATTTATACAATAATTAGAAAAAAGGTAAGGAAAGGTCTGTGAAAATAGATGAGATGTCAATATCTTTGTTGCAACagtaaatttgttaaaaataacCCATCATCCTCCCCTCTTCCCTCCTTTGCGCTGCAACCACTATCTCCCCCCCTTCTCCTCTCTCCTCTGTCCCCCTcctctccctccccctccctcttCATCTCTCTTTTCCTCCCCTCCCTTCCATCCTCCCTCCACCCTCTTCCCCTCTCCTCTCTTCTGCTCCCTTCCCCTGCCCCCCACCGTGAAGCTAGGAAAGGCGGTTGGTGGAGGGTGGAGAAAAGGAGTGGAGGGGAATGGTGAGAGAAGGGACGGGTGAATGGGGAGGGAGGAAGGAAGGGAGGCTAGTAAGAGGTAGAGGGAGGAGGAAGATGGAtgggaggaagaggaagaaaagggtGAGAGGAGGGGAGAGGTGGCGGTGAAGAAGGAAGGAGAAAAGAGGTGGTGGATGGTGGTGCATAGTgggtgaaaaaagaaaaattggtagaatttgttacttgttatttttcttatttttataagtTATATTTGATATTGTGTgctttttgaattatttttggaGTTTGTTATTATACACCccacaaaaaaacaaaacaatttGTAAGAAAAACACTCAATTCCAGCAAAGCCAATACATTTTAGCATGAGATCTTGGATCCATTTTCAAGTTAAACCCGTCCACTTTATCCAATCTTCCTTTGAAAAAAATGTCATGTATTTGATGTTATTCTCATGTTAAGTTGAAATAATCTTCTATTGTTGATGAAAGTATGCACAAATCTTGAGCTCAAATCAATTTGAATCACCTTGGTGAGCTTTAACTTAGTATCACCAACATTTATTGTGCTGTGCATTTGGAATGGTGAGGTTATTTTTCCTGGTAAATCAAAAGTGGGTTGAGTTCGAGTCGAGCCACAAAGTTAAAAGTCTAATCATGAAATCTTATTGTCACCTTACTAATATTCCAACTAGTTGTGTTTTAAGAATGATAACCTAAAATTTGAATAACCCAATAAAGACAAATAGCCACTCGTTAATGATATGGTGAGTAAAcaaaaaatcatctcatatcTAATAAAAACTTGACATACCCTACATTTCCATTGATCTTTAACTTGATCTCATAGCACAATTTCACAATTATATGAAATAACACATATGGTCAACTGCTGGAGTAAGACTAACATGAACAAAAGCCCCACACTTATTTTGAGATGAGAATTAATGTTAGAATCTTACAAAGAATCCGACAGATGCATGCGATGTCGGATGCGTAGACAACCAAGAAACTGCAAGTTAATCTTCATTCCTCTCTCACACTTgtatccatatatatatatattagtaatAGTTCACGTGCAAAGCACGTGAttgtaatattttaaaatatattattctttagatactaaatttttttttatgaaattttgataATCAACATCATAACATAGcatttttatgttatttatttttttaaactagttacttttaaaaactttattaaatgaaaagagataaaaaaaatcccaatgtagttgactcccttaggattgaatttggaattaTGAACCGAACACTTTTTGATTTATAATTTGAACTCTAACATATCAAATATTGATAATATCATGTTTTACCAAAATTATTGTATATTCATGATTCTATTGCACAAAAACCACAATCATTACAATTTTTTATAAATGAAGAATATAATTAAGttagaaaaataaacatatacgtaatttgaattctttgtattatattaattatatttttatcaaTAATGGAGTATAAATGATCCATCACATAAAGTTTTTTTGGCTTATACATTCTGACAATTAAAATTTGATAGATAGAGATAGttgaagtttttctatttttcttttcttttatgcaTATTTTTAGCACAATCCAATGCGGAGCAAAAACAACAAGTCTACTTTTTTCATATGAGTacaatattttttgttttataatgTTTTTTCTGATAATCATGCAATTGGAATGAGAATTATGGGTAATTAacaattttaatattaattttttgtatattgcaatgttatattttttaattgctGACTTTTAATCCATAACCGGTATCATTATTATCAATTATTGGAATGCACTAAATCTATCTaattacaattgtcaccataaataaaatttacttaattttaaagTTTTGCATTTCATAACCTCTTCCATtattcactaatatttcaatgcaataaatatatgtgatcattagaaaaataagggtattttgaGCATAACCAATAACAATTTggatatcattttcattttatcaATCCTCATTTTAAGTTTACTCTTATTATAATTCTTATTTTATCATTAGAGATGGCTTTTGATTTGGTGGATGGACTTGGTTTGCTcaaaccaatacaaatgaagcaTTACTATATTATTGTCAATAACAATGTTTGTCTTTCCTTGGATATCAATAATTTGGAAGTTATCTTTGGTATTATTTGAATTGTATTCTAgttttttaattcatttgctatttactttatgtcattttataaatagttttcaatttttttcagtTCTTCTTGTTTTGATCGGTTGCTATTAATGATAATAGTGGTTTGTATGGTGCTATGTTATATTTCTTATTTCTAGTTTAATACTACTATTTCAGTTATAAAGGTGTCATCATTTTTTGGTGCAATATGAAAAATTCTTCATCATTACTATAGAAAAACTATGAATCTTGGTAAAAAGTGCACAATTGTAAAATTTGCTTGTGATGTTTGTATAAAGATATACAGATGAATAAGGATTCTCTTCTCCTTATACGTTTCTCCATTTTCTAGAGAATATCTATTTTTTGacattgatttttcttttacaaTCTCAACTAATGactaataagaaatttttcatacttcaattaagaaattttgataTGTATAATAATTGGAGATAGAGTCTAAGGGTAGGTAAATAGTTTTAATTATAATTACCAATACTATTAAGATGTAATCAATTGgaggttttatttcttttcattagtgccacattaaaatgaaataattctaataaaaagacataaaaaggtaattggggataacaaaaactaagataaaaaagtgCTTACACTTATACTTCCTCGTACCAAGATTCATACTTTTTATATAGTAcaggtaaaataccaaaaactcCCTGTGGTTTGACAAATATTCAATTTAACTCCCTCTGACTTGAAAACCTACACTATAACTCCCTATGATTTTgattaaattgaaaattggacATAAAACATCAAATCTAACGGTTGTGtgtgaaatgtcaatattgTCCTAGTATACGTGAGATGCtttccattcaattttcaatttagtcgaAATCATAGGGAGTCttagtataatttttcaaatctgagGGAGTTAAATTGAATATTCAACAAATCATAGGGAATTCATTTATATAAGGGCAATATTGACATTTCATGTATAACTGTTAGATTAGATGCTTTCCATCCAATTTCAATTTAGTTGAAATTACAGAGAGTTATAGTATAGGTTTTCAAACTAAagggagttaaattgaacatttagCAAACCACAAGGAGTTTTTGGGTATTTTACCCATAtagtaatgataatgataatgatatatatataaatatatatatatatatttatgaaaTTTCAGATATTAAATTGCCTGCAATACTGACTAAGATGAAAGAAAGCTAAAAGAATAAAGAAGCGTTGCTGCATTAGACGTAACAGTCATGAATCATGACGGCCACTGCAATACCACAGACAAATCAACAAATCGCTAGAGGAATAATGCAGTTAtagatgaagaaaaagaaaagatgattcTGTAATATTGTCCGGAAACTGGGGCAGCATGGAAACCAATTTTGCTTATTCTCAAGTTTTTTCGATTGAATTGGACCTGGACTTATCTTCGATGAGTGGAGAGATCTAAGAGAATTATTGATTGGTCTTAAAGGGATTTGCAAGTCGATGGGGGAATTATATGTTGTTTAACACTTCCGTTTGAACACTTCTTTGTCTGAAAATGATATGAATTTGTACAGTCGATGTTATTCAACCATCTATCTAGTTGTTGTTTTTGGACTTTAGGCCTACAATATTGTACaccagaaaagaaaatttcattccaaataatcatgaaatactTTTCTGTCTTCAATCAACCAATTCAGAACATTTCAATCGAATCTTAGAACTTTTCTGGTTCCCAAAACACAGGCTCTTTGTTGCTGCTAAGGTTGTCCACTTAAAAAGTTTATTCAGGTCATCGATCCTTTCCAACCACGTATCAACTTTGCACCAAAACACCCCcccacaaaacaaaacaaaaaaaaaaaccttttagCATCATCACTACCACTGTACTACCACCCATGTCAAAGGTAGGAGAAAATAATTCTGCATGGTCTTTGTCGGGAAAAACAGCTCTAGTTACCGGTGGAAGTCGAGGAATTGGCCGTGCAATTGTGGTGGAGCTAGCTCAACTTGGTGCCACAGTCCACACCTTTTCGAGAAAAGAAGCAGATCTGAATGAATGCTTGCAAGAATGGTCCTCCAAGGGATTCAAAGTGACTGGTTCAGTCTGCGATGCATCTTCAAGAGAGCAAAGAAATCAGCTCATCGAAAAGGTCTCTTCCATCTTCAATGGGAAGCTCAACATCGTTGTAAACAACGTTGGAACAACCAAAATGAAGCCAGCTGAAGAGTTTACCTTGGAAGAATATGACATGATCATGTCTACAAATCTTGAATCTTCTTTCCACTTTTCCCAACTCGCTTATCCTCTCCTAAAAGCCACTGGGATTGGAAACATCGTCTTCATTTCTTCTATTGCTGGCTTGGTCAGTGTAGAAGGTGCATCTGTTTATGCAGCAACAAAAGGTGCAATGAATCAACTCACCAGGAATTTGGCTTGTGAATGGGCTAAAGATAACATTCGCGTAAATTGCCTTGCACCTGGGGCTATTAAAACCCCATTAACGGAATCTGTGCAGGATTATGatgaaaaattgaagaaaatggaTGCAAGAACCCCAATGAATCGAGCTGGAGAACCAGAAGAGGTTTCATCCCTCGTTGCTTTCCTTTGTCTGCCAGCCGCTTCCTACATAACCGGACAGGTTATAGCTGTCGATGGAGGACTGACTGCAAATGGAATCCAGTGGAATTAATCATTAAAGGCTCTATCTTGCTACTGATGCAATAGTTCACCAAGATCTAGTGTTTAATCTATACGTATTTTGTTGTAAAAGGAAGGTATGTGCTCGGTTTTTATAGTAAGAAATTGAGAATTGACTCGTATGAATTCTCAATTGGTCTACTCTGCACCACTGCTATATTGCACAAGTATGTAATTGTGACTATTCTAATAGTATCTCTAGCTAATTTGCCTATTGATTTATGGGTTAATTCTAGTACTATGTTGATTACTCTTCACACTTTTATCAAAAGGTAGCATCTAAACGGCGGAGTGCTTATCATGAAAAGCATACACTTGGAAGGGCAATTGCTGATCTCCCAGTCTGACTTCCACCTACAGAGATCATGGCAGCTGCATTGTTATTAGAGGCGgcaaaatgggtgatttgagcgagtttgggttgggtaaaatgagtaatgggtataagtgagtcaacccatttatatccatttaattagatgggtataaatgggtaagtcaaaaaatgagttGGATAATCCAATTATTCTAATTTTTTAGAAGCTCAtataaattcattttgtaaactaaattatcaatttataccattttacaCCATCATTAATTTTAACTATACAGGAGCTCTGTAATTACATTTACTCGTGCAAGTGGACAAACTTGTCTATTTGAACCTGCTTTCAAACAACTGTGCTCTCTATGTGGGATGCCTTCATTGCAAATGAAGGTGCAAAGATCATGGCAGATCTTCAAAACCATCCTGCTATTATTGGAAGAAGGTTGTATGGTCCAGAATTACAACGGTAGCTGAAACATTCTTTTGGGACCGTTCCTGCAGGTTATTAATTGATACATGTGTTTGTTTTGACGGCTATCAACGAGAAGCTTTCCCTTCTTCCTGTCAAAGCTTTTTTGCCAAACTGTTAAATTTCCAAGGTTGGTTTATTCATTTAACTAAATATTTTGCAGGCCGTATGGGTAAAAGTCTCGTTCTCTTTTGAGCGCATATCTTTGAAAGGTTTTGGTACATGGCCGGTGAGAAATGTTTTTCCGCTCTACAAGTGCCGATCATGGAGTTGCATTTATGTTATTCAGTCCTTTTCCCCATGCAGCGCCAATATCTATCATTTGATCCTGGGCATATTTGTAATTTACCACCGTACGCGAGTACGAGTACGAGTACGAGTACTGTGATCTCTCCTAGTTTTAATAAATGCTTCCCTAATTGGTTGGTCAACATTTTGTAGATTGATTAAGGAATCTAGTCAGAAAAATTGGGAATGAAGCATAATGTATTAATTTAGATGACATTAGAATTTTATGATAAAGAAAATTACTAAAAAaaggatttctttttttcttcttttaaactcATCTTTCACCTATAATTTGTAAAGTTTATGAAAACTATCATAATCTTTTCATTGCATCAAGGGAgataagtgtaattttacaaGACCTCATGGGAGGTGACCacaattgttagaaacctccacggaggtttctgaaattagaCATTATTTTGAAGATATGATTTGTTTCATTGTATTGGATGACACTGGATGACTATTTTccacattttttttgtttaggtAAGTTATCATCTCGGAGAAGATCCATTTGGACTGTTGATTGGTCCAGTTAGACTGTTGATTGGGCTAGCCGGGGCCCAATTTCCTACAAGTGTTGCGAATTTTATATACGTGAACTTCAATGGGCACGTCTTCGGGCCGAAACATTGAGCTCAAATAAAGAATACCAGCTTAAGTTGGGAGTCTAAAATTGCTGCAGTGTGAAGTATTTTCAAATAACGacataaaattcaagaaaagtaACATTCATCCACTAAAAATATGTTGAAAGTCTTTAGTTCAACCAACATTACTAATTAAAGCACATATGATGTCTACCTTTCTTTTTCCATGATTGTTTTTTCCAttgaaaactggaattttgtgCTTTTTACGTTACATGAATTTCACCAGGTCGTAGTGTGAAGCAACTCATAAACCATCCTCAAAATGAttatcaaaaaagaaataaatcaattttCTTAACAGCTTCCCAAGTGAAAAGCTTTAATTTGGGCACAGGTGATCCCAAGTCCCAACAAAGTATTGGAGTCTTGTCTGCCAGGACAATGGAGGAGTTAGAGCTACTTCTCCCCAACAATGGGAACAAATTCCTCTTCTTCTCCTAAAATAATATAggaaaatttaattaaaaaaaataaaatccaagTTTGAAACCATAGATTCCAATTCTTAAGAGCCTAAGAATGGATAGAATTTTTTGATGTTAAGACCATGGACGTATCAGACCAAAAGCTATTCTTAGTATTGTCAGCCAAAGCTTTTATCTATCAAATTACCAAGCTCACAAGATGCAGAACATGCCCGACAGAAAATAGAATTAAATGGTACACATATaggcaaaacacagaaaacaaAGAACTTCAAATTTTTTCTGGAAAGTAAACATTTGCCTTGATAAGGTATATGGTCCACTCAGCTATTCTCCTATTCAAATCCATAGACAGTCATTCCTCCATCTACAGCTATAACTTGGCCGGTGATATAGGAAGCAGCCGGCAGACAAAGGAAAGCAACCAGGGAGGAGACTTCTTCTGGTTCTCCGGTTCGCCTCATCGGAGTTCTTGATTCTACCCTCTCCTCGTATTCTTTGTCACTCAATTTCTCTTCAACTAATGAGGTTCTAATAAACCATGGCGCAACAGAATTAACCCGAATATTATCTTTAGCCCACTCACAAGCCAGATTTTTGGTGAGTTGATTCATTGCACCTTTTGTCATTGAATAAACAGATAAATGGTGCACATGTACCAGGCCTGCGACTGAGGACATGAACACGATGTTCCCAATCCCAGATGCTTTCAGAAGCGGATAAGCGAGTTGAGAGAAATGATAACCAGAATCAAGATTTGTAGACATAATCAAATTATACTCTTCAGCAGTGAACGCTTCAGCTTGCCTGAATACAGCTGTTCCAACGTTGTTGACGAGGATATTGAGCTTCCCATTGAAGATGGAAGAGACCTCTCCGATGAGCTGAGTTCTTTGCTCTCTTGAAGATGCATCACAGACCGAACCGGTGACTTTGAATCCCTTGGAGGACCACCCTTGCAACCGTTCATTCAGTTCTGattcttttcttgaaaaagtgtGCACTTTTGCTCCCAGTCCGGCTAGTTCCTCCACGATTGCACACCCTATTCCTCGAGTTCCACCGGTGACCAGAGCTGTCATTCCAGATAGAGACCATCTTGAACTAATTTTTCCTACGGTACTTTCCATGATTGATGGTGGGATGAGCCTCAAGATGTCAAAAGCCTGATCTTGATATAGAGATTTTTGGCAAATAACTTGTTAAGATAATGCAACATCCCATTTTATCGAGAAGGGTTAGGTTAGGTGATAAGATGTGATGAACTGTAATAGAAAGTTATCGACTCATGGGTTCAAGACTTTCcacttaaaaaaaaggaaaaatcattcagaacgttcatttctttttgtaaattaacttttttcgtccctcacatttaaaagtataattttatatcctttataaattcacattgatcaaatttgctcCTTATCTAGGTTTCTGACTAGTTTTTAATCGGAATCCATCACGTGTCTTACATGTGATAATTTTTTAAgagtaaaattgtcaaatcaaattttacataatccgattcatagtccctcacatttcataaaatgaattttttcatccttcattgAAACATTTCATAGCCAACCGCAGAGTAAGCGCATAAAAGTTGGAGATTAGGGCGGAGTGATCCTACTCAATCTCAACCATGCATTTAAAAATCAATACTAAGATCAAGTCAACCCATTCTAACTAAGATCTCCAATCAACTACTCCCTCTCTGTATTAATATGTTTGTCGCTTTTCATGAATCCaacattttaaaaatagtgTTTTGATTATAAtgtttgtaaatttttttttaattttacctcccaaatttcaaaattttaaatttgaatatgaaATGTGTATGAATAGAGGAATGGGCAACAATGACAATAGGCTAAAAATGATTC encodes:
- the LOC113742250 gene encoding uncharacterized protein gives rise to the protein MKKKQQQQEQRVDDGENEHDLEIIKAVAQAWYANSSSSKSSPTEFDAHPRNFKGKPSRFKLEAARKASSGDEYGSSSTSSNWDFGQSLWDSYEIVTISRKLERGLVLDHTFPEKDDAGHVFKQRKESKNSLRNLLNRISSRRFNEPLAPQEEGNQSLDKPG
- the LOC113742248 gene encoding tropinone reductase homolog At5g06060-like — its product is MSKVGENNSAWSLSGKTALVTGGSRGIGRAIVVELAQLGATVHTFSRKEADLNECLQEWSSKGFKVTGSVCDASSREQRNQLIEKVSSIFNGKLNIVVNNVGTTKMKPAEEFTLEEYDMIMSTNLESSFHFSQLAYPLLKATGIGNIVFISSIAGLVSVEGASVYAATKGAMNQLTRNLACEWAKDNIRVNCLAPGAIKTPLTESVQDYDEKLKKMDARTPMNRAGEPEEVSSLVAFLCLPAASYITGQVIAVDGGLTANGIQWN
- the LOC113742249 gene encoding tropinone reductase homolog At5g06060-like; protein product: MESTVGKISSRWSLSGMTALVTGGTRGIGCAIVEELAGLGAKVHTFSRKESELNERLQGWSSKGFKVTGSVCDASSREQRTQLIGEVSSIFNGKLNILVNNVGTAVFRQAEAFTAEEYNLIMSTNLDSGYHFSQLAYPLLKASGIGNIVFMSSVAGLVHVHHLSVYSMTKGAMNQLTKNLACEWAKDNIRVNSVAPWFIRTSLVEEKLSDKEYEERVESRTPMRRTGEPEEVSSLVAFLCLPAASYITGQVIAVDGGMTVYGFE